Proteins from a single region of Chryseomicrobium sp. FSL W7-1435:
- a CDS encoding ATP-binding protein: MKTFYSRLLFVFAVLHAVMLASLGIVLGQLFPIVFEQRMNVDREDLYLFYIVLFIVLGIFFLVSLWVASIVLARYIKPIDDISHTAIQLADGDYTARVFEDELTGITPLTHSLNVLARNLQEMSQQRESEQERLKTLIETMGSGLIVLGRSGNISIMNKTFGGLFGLHFDKVRSRNYQDIGLPEELQAFAYQLLMTETPTRQQLQLQTAKGLRYTECYGAPVIGEYGKWLGMVIVIHDITELKRLEKVRQDFVANVSHELKTPVTSIKGFTETLLYGAYQKEETLLEFLEIIKLESDRLQLLIDDLLDLSKMEQQAFVLSKAPVSIDMLFQRALQITSQASAAKDIHPVIEEGQHLLVKGDENRLLQVVVNLVSNAITYSSSHTAIALSSYREGQFGVLVIRDEGIGISSDELSRIFERFYRVDKARSRNSGGTGLGLAIVKHLVEAHQGKIEVESEVGKGTTFRVFIPIATI; the protein is encoded by the coding sequence ATGAAAACATTCTATAGTCGACTTTTGTTCGTTTTTGCTGTCCTTCATGCTGTGATGCTTGCTTCTTTAGGCATCGTGCTTGGACAGCTTTTTCCTATTGTGTTTGAGCAACGCATGAATGTGGACCGTGAAGATCTTTATTTATTTTATATCGTCTTATTCATTGTGCTGGGCATCTTCTTTTTAGTGTCCCTTTGGGTCGCCAGTATTGTACTTGCTCGGTATATCAAGCCTATTGATGACATCTCCCATACCGCGATTCAATTAGCGGATGGAGATTACACTGCACGAGTATTTGAAGATGAATTGACGGGAATCACACCGCTAACACACTCCTTGAATGTTTTAGCGCGGAATCTACAAGAAATGTCGCAGCAACGAGAGAGTGAGCAAGAGCGACTCAAAACACTTATTGAGACAATGGGCTCTGGTCTGATTGTGTTAGGACGTTCGGGAAATATCAGTATCATGAATAAAACGTTTGGTGGATTGTTCGGCTTGCACTTTGATAAAGTGCGATCTCGGAACTACCAAGATATAGGACTGCCTGAAGAATTGCAGGCGTTTGCCTATCAATTGCTGATGACTGAGACGCCAACACGGCAACAACTCCAGCTTCAAACAGCGAAAGGGTTGCGCTATACAGAATGCTACGGTGCGCCTGTAATTGGTGAATATGGCAAGTGGCTAGGAATGGTCATAGTCATTCATGATATAACAGAGTTAAAACGATTAGAGAAAGTACGACAAGACTTTGTGGCCAACGTATCGCATGAGCTGAAAACTCCCGTGACCTCAATCAAAGGATTCACAGAGACCTTGCTTTACGGGGCCTATCAAAAAGAAGAGACCTTGCTAGAATTCCTAGAAATCATTAAACTAGAGAGCGACCGTCTTCAGCTTTTAATAGATGATCTACTGGACCTTTCAAAAATGGAGCAACAAGCTTTTGTCTTATCCAAAGCTCCAGTGTCTATCGATATGCTATTCCAGCGTGCTTTACAAATCACTAGTCAAGCGTCAGCAGCTAAAGACATTCATCCTGTGATTGAGGAAGGGCAGCATCTGCTAGTAAAAGGCGATGAAAATCGCTTACTTCAAGTCGTCGTCAATCTCGTAAGCAATGCCATTACGTACTCAAGCTCTCATACAGCCATCGCCCTATCAAGTTACAGAGAAGGGCAGTTTGGAGTCCTAGTCATTCGTGATGAAGGAATAGGTATAAGTTCAGATGAGCTTTCCCGAATTTTTGAACGTTTTTACCGCGTCGATAAAGCACGTTCTCGCAACAGTGGGGGAACAGGGCTTGGGTTAGCCATAGTAAAGCACTTGGTGGAAGCCCATCAAGGAAAAATTGAAGTGGAAAGTGAAGTGGGCAAAGGAACAACTTTTCGTGTGTTCATCCCGATTGCCACTATCTAG
- the hflK gene encoding FtsH protease activity modulator HflK, with translation MTTKRLLTIIGVSIAGLLVLIAVATSWYTVDESEQAIVITFGDAGDPITEPGLKFKMPWPIQKVEKLSKETFSLQFGYQQSADGEIVSYDDETKMITGDDNIVLADLVVQWRITSPRDYLFNSEDPRELLHSATSASIRSVIGSSRIDDALTSGKAEIEAATRDLLADLVTKYDIGITVLSVNLQDVELPNEEVRQAFTAVRDAEEQKNIKVNQAGRYENQRFGEANGEKDAIISNATGEKIARIEQARGDVALFNELYAEYAQNEQITRDRLVLETLEAVLPNAQLYIMNDDSGTMTYLPLAGPRASAPVVSEGTDNE, from the coding sequence ATGACCACAAAACGCTTACTTACGATTATCGGTGTCTCGATTGCAGGACTACTTGTTCTTATTGCAGTTGCCACATCATGGTATACAGTCGATGAATCGGAACAAGCCATTGTCATCACATTTGGTGACGCAGGAGACCCGATCACAGAACCAGGATTAAAATTTAAAATGCCTTGGCCCATTCAAAAGGTAGAAAAACTATCGAAAGAGACATTCAGTCTTCAATTTGGCTACCAACAATCGGCCGATGGTGAGATTGTCTCCTATGATGACGAAACAAAAATGATCACGGGAGATGACAACATTGTACTAGCAGACTTAGTAGTTCAATGGCGAATTACAAGCCCTCGTGACTATTTGTTCAACTCAGAAGACCCACGTGAGTTACTTCACTCTGCTACATCGGCTTCCATACGCTCTGTCATTGGTAGCTCTAGAATTGACGATGCGTTAACTTCCGGAAAAGCGGAGATTGAAGCAGCAACCCGAGACTTACTTGCTGACCTTGTGACAAAGTACGATATTGGAATCACTGTATTATCTGTCAATCTTCAAGATGTAGAACTTCCAAATGAAGAGGTTCGTCAAGCATTCACAGCCGTTCGTGATGCAGAAGAACAGAAAAATATTAAAGTGAACCAAGCCGGTCGATACGAGAACCAACGCTTTGGAGAAGCGAATGGTGAAAAAGATGCCATCATCTCGAATGCTACAGGTGAAAAAATTGCCCGTATTGAACAAGCACGTGGAGACGTCGCTCTTTTTAATGAATTGTATGCCGAATACGCACAAAATGAACAAATCACACGTGATCGTTTAGTGTTAGAGACATTAGAAGCCGTCTTGCCTAATGCACAGCTTTACATCATGAATGACGACAGTGGGACGATGACCTACTTACCACTTGCTGGACCTCGTGCAAGCGCTCCAGTCGTTTCAGAAGGGACTGACAACGAATGA
- a CDS encoding carboxylate--amine ligase, whose protein sequence is MQQKFLPVIIGTDMNAYNMAISFHEEYGVHSVLVGKEEMSFTSLSSIPLAIEYDKNLWNKEAFVSILEKVAIKYEQQDVKLLLIGTNDFYVRLIIEHQEELRQWYVFNYMSEELMNNLLVKKNFYRLCDEHGLDTPETYFYSCKEQGIFDKEVQFPLIIKPSNGVEYYKNKFPGQQKVYRVESKQELQKVLDQVNASGYQEDMILQDFIPGDDTFMWDSVFYMNSKGKAELGTLAQVVLQEHTVTAIGNYTALVTRYDEELLKKLQHFLEAVGYQGFANFDLKYDARDGKYKVFEVNIRQGRSSYYTTACGHNMAKYFVDDVILGQEKNLTYLNTEYLFTVVPKIVLKQFVDNHAINEECRKLIRQGKWGNPMFYKGDTNVKRKFYLIARQFNYYRKYKNNQWES, encoded by the coding sequence ATGCAACAGAAATTTTTACCGGTGATTATCGGTACCGATATGAATGCCTATAATATGGCGATCTCTTTTCATGAAGAATACGGCGTACATTCCGTTCTTGTAGGAAAAGAGGAAATGTCCTTTACAAGTCTCAGCTCTATTCCATTAGCGATTGAATACGATAAAAATCTTTGGAATAAAGAAGCCTTCGTATCCATCTTAGAAAAAGTAGCTATAAAATATGAGCAACAAGATGTGAAACTTCTACTCATTGGTACCAATGATTTTTATGTTCGGTTAATCATTGAACACCAAGAGGAGTTGCGCCAGTGGTATGTATTCAATTACATGTCAGAGGAATTGATGAACAACCTATTGGTCAAAAAGAACTTTTATCGACTTTGCGATGAACATGGTTTAGATACACCAGAAACCTATTTTTACAGCTGCAAGGAACAAGGAATCTTTGATAAAGAAGTTCAGTTCCCGCTAATCATCAAACCTAGTAACGGAGTCGAGTATTATAAGAACAAGTTCCCTGGTCAACAAAAGGTCTATCGAGTCGAATCTAAACAGGAATTGCAGAAGGTTCTTGATCAAGTCAATGCCTCAGGCTATCAAGAAGATATGATTCTTCAAGACTTTATTCCAGGTGATGACACCTTTATGTGGGATTCTGTCTTTTATATGAATTCTAAAGGCAAAGCAGAATTAGGCACACTCGCACAGGTCGTCTTACAAGAACATACGGTTACTGCGATAGGGAACTATACTGCACTTGTAACGCGCTATGATGAAGAATTACTAAAAAAACTACAACACTTTTTAGAAGCGGTTGGCTATCAAGGTTTTGCTAACTTCGATTTGAAATATGATGCGCGTGATGGGAAATACAAAGTGTTTGAGGTCAATATTCGTCAAGGTCGTTCAAGCTATTACACAACCGCCTGCGGACACAATATGGCAAAGTACTTTGTAGACGATGTGATTTTAGGGCAAGAAAAGAATCTGACATATTTGAATACGGAGTATTTGTTTACTGTCGTTCCTAAAATCGTTCTGAAGCAATTTGTGGACAATCATGCCATCAATGAAGAATGCCGAAAATTGATTCGTCAGGGCAAGTGGGGCAACCCGATGTTCTACAAAGGCGACACGAATGTAAAACGAAAATTCTATTTAATTGCCCGCCAGTTTAATTATTACCGTAAATATAAAAATAATCAGTGGGAATCTTAA
- a CDS encoding response regulator transcription factor, with translation MAKILVVEDEQSIQTLLTYNLKDAGYEVINATDGREGLEKAQNEQPDLILLDWMLPHMDGMDICKNLRLQKNQVPIIMLTAKDAEFDKVLGLELGADDYMTKPFSPREVLARVKALLRRSQLSDQVDFNGEKKYQFGDLVIYPERFEVVKNGESLEFTPKEFELLVYLVENKNRVLTRDQLLSSVWNYDFAGDTRIVDVHVSHVREKIEENSRKPFYIKTIRGLGYKFEEPKKG, from the coding sequence ATGGCTAAAATTCTTGTAGTGGAAGACGAACAATCTATACAAACATTACTCACATATAATCTAAAAGATGCGGGCTACGAGGTAATTAACGCGACTGATGGCCGCGAAGGGTTAGAAAAAGCGCAGAATGAACAGCCCGATCTCATATTATTGGATTGGATGCTCCCTCATATGGACGGCATGGATATTTGTAAAAATTTAAGACTGCAGAAGAACCAAGTGCCAATTATCATGCTTACAGCAAAAGATGCAGAGTTTGATAAAGTACTAGGGTTAGAATTAGGCGCAGATGATTATATGACTAAACCATTTAGTCCTCGTGAAGTGTTAGCGCGTGTCAAAGCACTTCTTAGAAGGTCGCAATTGAGCGACCAAGTGGATTTCAACGGGGAGAAAAAGTATCAGTTCGGGGATCTCGTCATTTATCCTGAACGTTTTGAAGTCGTCAAAAACGGAGAAAGTTTGGAGTTTACCCCAAAAGAATTTGAGCTACTTGTCTATTTAGTGGAAAATAAAAATCGTGTACTGACACGTGATCAGTTGTTGAGTTCTGTGTGGAATTATGACTTTGCGGGGGACACACGCATTGTGGATGTCCATGTCAGTCATGTTCGCGAGAAGATTGAAGAGAATAGTCGTAAGCCGTTTTATATTAAAACCATTCGTGGCCTTGGATACAAATTTGAGGAGCCGAAAAAAGGATGA